From Elephas maximus indicus isolate mEleMax1 chromosome 25, mEleMax1 primary haplotype, whole genome shotgun sequence, the proteins below share one genomic window:
- the OGFR gene encoding opioid growth factor receptor yields MDDPDCDSTWEEDAEDAEGDAGRQRAGAEADGDADGDDDDDELRAARPGALQARMQGTRNWRAMQDMRRYRHHYPDLVERDCNGDMPNLSFYRNEIQFLPNGCFIEEILQDWRDDYDLLEDNHSYIQWLFPLREPGVNWHAKPLTLKEIEAFKSCPEAMERFVLAYELMLGFYGVELEDRGTGAVRRAHNYQKRFQNLNWHSHNNLRITRILKSLGELGLERYQAPLAHFFLEETLVHRQLPAVRQSTLDYFVFAVRCRHQRRKLLHFAWEHFQPRCKFVWAPHDKLLRLQSRSPPHQPRSHLYEAGAQGRTCGPGGDSVPQEVESPKGDPGDAASEVDACGVWGPEPSSPKESKKRKLEVNQREQAPGEPGLQSSSEVEKIALNLEGCALSQGSLRVGAQDPEEGEQPCPQPMGSKVVDEIRKRRKVDEGTAAGGEAQTLAATWHPAALEGPEAGEGKSEMSEEAEGRAGEEQSTPRSPTEGSAQATTRPPVDEGAATKAGPSATPTEP; encoded by the exons ATGGACGACCCGGACTGCGACTCCACCTGGGAGGAGGACGCGGAGGACGCGGAGGGGGACGCGGGGCGCCAGAGGGCGGGGGCCGAGGCGGACGGGGACGCGGACGGGGACGACGACGACGACGAGCTGCGGGCGGCGCGGCCCGGCGCCCTCCAG GCCAGGATGCAGGGGACTCGAAACTGGCGGGCCATGCAGGACATGCGCAGGTACCGCCACCACTACCCG GACCTGGTAGAACGAGACTGCAACGGTGACATGCCCAACCTGAGTTTCTACAGAAATGAGATCCAGTTCCTGCCGAATG GCTGCTTCATTGAGGAGATTCTTCAAGACTGGAGGGATGACTACGACCTCCTGGAGGACAATCATTCCTACATCCAGTG GCTGTTTCCTCTGCGGGAACCAGGAGTGAACTGGCACGCCAAGCCCCTCACACTGAAGGAGATCGAG GCTTTTAAAAGCTGCCCAGAGGCCATGGAACGGTTCGTCCTGGCCTATGAGCTCATGTTGGGCTTCTACGGGGTAGAGCTGGAAGACCGAGGCACAGGTGCGGTCCGCCGTGCCCACAACTACCAGAAGCGCTTCCAGAACCTGAACTG GCACAGCCACAACAATCTCCGCATCACACGCATCCTCAAGTCTCTGGGTGAGCTGGGCCTGGAGCGCTACCAGGCACCGCTAGCGCACTTCTTCCTGGAGGAGACGCTGGTGCACCGGCAGCTGCCGGCTGTGCGTCAGAGCACGCTGGACTACTTTGTGTTTGCTGTGCGTTGCCGCCACCAGCGCCGCAAGCTTCTGCACTTTGCCTGGGAGCACTTCCAGCCACGCTGCAAGTTCGTATGGGCACCCCACGACAAGCTGCTGCGGCTCCAGTCCCGCTCACCTCCCCACCAGCCCAGGAGCCACCTCTACGAAGCTGGTGCCCAAGGTCGGACCTGCGGGCCGGGTGGGGACAGTGTACCCCAGGAGGTGGAATCCCCCAAAGGAGACCCGGGAGATGCCGCCAGTGAGGTGGATGCCTGCGGTGTGTGGGGACCAGAACCCTCAAGCCccaaagagagcaagaaaaggaaattggaGGTGAACCAGCGTGAGCAGGCCCCAGGGGAGCCAGGCCTACAGAGCTCCTCAGAGGTGGAGAAGATCGCCCTGAACCTGGAGGGGTGTGCTCTCAGCCAGGGCAGCCTCAGAGTGGGTGCCCAGGATCCCGAGGAAGGCGAGCAGCCCTGCCCCCAGCCCATGGGGTCAAAGGTGGTCGATGAGATCAGGAAGCGGCGGAAGGTGGATGAAGGCACAGCCGCTGGTGGTGAGGCCCAGACACTGGCCGCCACCTGGCATCCCGCTGCATTGGAGGGGCCCGAGGCTGGAGAGGGCAAGAGTGAGATGAGCGAGGAAGCAGAAGGCCGGGCAGGGGAGGAACAGAGTACTCCCAGGAGCCCCACAGAGGGCTCAGCCCAGGCCACCACCAGGCCCCCAGTAGACGAAGGGGCAGCAACCAAGGCGGGGCCTTCAGCTACACCCACAGAACCATAG
- the MRGBP gene encoding MRG/MORF4L-binding protein yields the protein MGEAEVGGGGSAGDKGPGEAATSPAEETVVWSPEVEVCLFHAMLGHKPVGVNRHFHMICIRDKFSQNIGRQVPSKVIWDHLSTMYDMQALHESEILPFPNPERNFVLPEEIIQEVREGKVIIEEEMKEEMKEDVDPHNGADDVFSSSGSLGKAAEKSSKEKEKNSSDLGSKEGADKRKRSRVTDKVLTANSNPSSPSAAKRRRT from the exons ATGGGGGAGGCCGAGGTGGGCGGCGGCGGCTCCGCGGGCGACAAGGGCCCGGGAGAGGCGGCCACCAGCCCGGCAGAGGAGACAGTGGTGTGGAGTCCCGAAGTGGAGGTGTGCCTCTTCCACGCCATGCTGGGCCACAAGCCCGTTG GTGTGAACCGGCACTTCCACATGATTTGCATCCGGGACAAGTTCAGCCAGAACATAGGGCGGCAAGTCCCATCCAAGGTTATCTGGGACCACCTGAGCACTATGTATGACATGCAGGCACTG CATGAGTCCGAGATCCTCCCCTTTCCAAATCCAGAGAGGAACTTCGTCCTTCCAGAGGAAATCATCCAGGAGGTCCGAGAAG GAAAAGTGATCATTGAGGAGGAGATGAAAGAGGAAATGAAGGAAGACGTGGACCCTCACAATGGGGCTGACGATG taTTTTCATCTTCGGGAAGCTTGGGGAAAGCAGCAGAAAAGTccagcaaagagaaagaaaagaactccTCAGATTTAGGATCCAAAGAAGGGGCAGACAAGCGCAAGCGCAGCCGGGTCACCGACAAGGTCCTGACAGCAAACAGCAACCCTTCCAGCCCCAGTGCTGCCAAGCGGCGCCGGACATAG